One Euphorbia lathyris chromosome 1, ddEupLath1.1, whole genome shotgun sequence DNA segment encodes these proteins:
- the LOC136210705 gene encoding protein HOTHEAD gives MGLTIFVLWRFFGASFLGFLFLHGFCACDKAPHFSFVHNANSAPEVSYYDYIIIGGGTAGCPLAATLSENASVLLLERGGSPYGNSNITNLSSFGAALADPSPSSPSQRFISEDGVINARARVLGGGSCLNAGFYTRASPDYVRNVGWEGRLVNESYKWVEDVVAFEPTMRQWQSAVRDALLEVGVSPYNGFTYDHISGTKIGGTIFDQQGHRHTAADLLGYANPSSLTVFLHASVRRILFRTKGRARPLAHGVIYRDGSGGKHRAYIRRGSKNEIIISAGAIGSPQLLMLSGIGPINQLKAHNISVLMEQPVVGQTMSDNPMNAVFVPSPVPVEVSLIQVVGITQFGTYIEAASGANFAGGTTSRDFGMFSPKIGQLSTVPPKQRTPEALAKAIEAMEQLDESAFRGGFILEKIMGPISTGHIELTSKDPNQNPLITFNYFKEPQDLQRCIDGISIIERVIDSTSFSNFRLDNLSTPELLNMTANSPVNLLPRHSNTSKSPEQFCKDTVMTIWHYHGGCQVGSVVDREYKVVGVDALRVIDGSTFNASPGTNPQATVMMLGRYMGVSILRERLAMAMATATQEL, from the exons ATGGGTCTTACCATTTTTGTTTTGTGGAGATTCTTTGGTGCTTCTTTTCTTGGATTTCTTTTCCTTCATGGCTTTTGTGCCTGTGATAAAG CTCCACACTTCTCTTTCGTGCACAATGCAAACTCAGCCCCAGAAGTATCATATTATGACTACATCATCATTGGTGGCGGCACCGCGGGGTGTCCGTTAGCAGCCACACTATCAGAAAACGCGAGCGTTTTGCTGCTAGAACGTGGAGGGTCACCCTATGGAAATTCAAACATAACCAACTTGAGCAGCTTTGGTGCCGCATTAGCAGATCCTTCTCCTAGCTCTCCATCTCAACGCTTCATCTCGGAAGACGGTGTCATCAATGCCCGTGCCCGTGTTCTTGGCGGTGGAAGTTGCCTCAATGCCGGATTTTACACTCGAGCTAGTCCTGATTATGTAAG GAATGTGGGATGGGAAGGACGGCTAGTGAACGAGTCATACAAATGGGTGGAGGATGTAGTTGCATTTGAGCCAACAATGAGGCAATGGCAATCAGCAGTACGAGATGCACTTCTCGAAGTTGGGGTATCTCCCTACAACGGATTCACCTATGACCATATTTCCGGGACTAAAATTGGGGGCACTATATTTGATCAACAAGGCCATAGACATACCGCTGCTGACCTTTTAGGCTATGCTAACCCTTCTTCTCTTACTGTCTTTTTACATGCTTCCGTGCGTAGAATACTTTTTAGAACTAAAGGGAGAGCAAGACCATTGGCCCATGGAGTTATATATAGAGATGGGTCAGGGGGTAAACACAGGGCATATATAAGAAGAGGGTCCAAAAACGAAATTATCATATCAGCAGGAGCAATAGGAAGCCCACAACTACTAATGCTAAGTGGAATAGGCCCAATAAACCAACTAAAGGCCCATAATATATCAGTATTAATGGAACAACCCGTGGTTGGCCAAACGATGTCGGATAACCCGATGAATGCAGTGTTCGTCCCCTCACCAGTCCCGGTAGAGGTTTCTCTTATTCAAGTGGTTGGGATTACTCAGTTTGGGACCTATATTGAAGCTGCTAGTGGTGCCAACTTTGCTGGTGGTACCACATCTAGAGACTTTGGCATGTTTTCCCCGAAG ATAGGCCAGCTATCAACAGTGCCTCCTAAACAAAGAACACCAGAAGCACTAGCCAAGGCAATAGAGGCAATGGAACAACTTGATGAATCTGCATTCAGAGGAGGTTTCATTTTAGAAAAAATAATGGGTCCTATTTCAACAGGCCACATAGAACTAACATCAAAAGACCCAAATCAGAACCCATTAATTACATTCAATTACTTCAAAGAACCACAAGACTTGCAAAGATGTATAGATGGGATTTCAATAATAGAAAGAGTTATCGATTCCACCTCGTTTTCTAACTTCAGATTAGATAACTTATCCACACCAGAGTTACTGAACATGACAGCAAATTCACCAGTAAATTTATTACCAAGACATTCGAATACATCAAAATCACCAGAACAGTTTTGTAAGGACACAGTGATGACAATATGGCATTATCATGGAGGTTGTCAAGTGGGAAGTGTTGTTGATCGTGAGTACAAGGTTGTTGGAGTTGATGCTTTAAGGGTTATTGATGGTTCTACTTTTAATGCTTCTCCTGGTACTAATCCTCAAGCCACTGTTATGATGCTTGGAAG GTATATGGGAGTGAGCATATTGCGTGAAAGGCTGGCAATGGCAATGGCAACGGCAACGCAGGAATTATAA